The sequence GCCGACGGCTAGTCCAGCTGTCACAGACGCTGCAGAGCCCGGCCCCGAGCGGGCTTTACATTGATTCATCTGACCCAAAACCAGACCCTCCAACAGGGCCTTCTGCGTTGATCTCATCGGTGACCACACCTGAACCTGAGGTCGACGCCAGCGACCTGCCCCTTCGGCGTTGTCACGACACGCGGGTGCGCTGTTACAGCAGCCATTTCGCTGATGTGATGGAGATGCGTGCCCCAGCCAAAACCGTGGCGGCCTACCTGGATCGCCATGAAGGTTGGTTCCGGCGCTGCGCGGCTCCGATGGAGGTCGACAGCTTGGGACAAAACGGCTACCGGCTCACCCTGGGACGCTTCGGCAACTTTGGCTTTGAAGTCGAACCGACGATTGGCTTAGAGCTCTTGCCGCAGAGCCAAGGGGTCTATCGAATTTGCACGGTGCCACCTGAACAGTTCCAGCCAGGACTGCGGGACCTCTATGACGTGGAGTTCAACGCCGCACTGCGGCTGGAAGAGCAAAACGCTGAGACACCACACACCGACGTGCGCTGGGAACTGGATCTCAGCGTCTGGATCAAGCTCCCAGCTGTGATTGGGCTTCTGCCCGAGAGCCTGGTGCAAAGCAGCGGTGATCACCTGCTGCGCCAAATCGTGCGCCAAATCTCGAGGCGCCTGACATGGAAGGTTCAAGAAGACTTCCACGCCACCCACAGCCTGGAGTGCCCGCCGAGGCGGCGGGCCCAGTTCTGATCAAGCGGGGCGGTTTTCCCAGATCTTGTTGAGGATCTGCATGCCGCTCACGGCTTGCCAAAGGAACAGGGTGAAAACGCCCATGTTCATCATCACGTGCAGCTTGCGGGCGATCAGGTTGCCTTGCTGCATCAGCGGGGACATGGCTGCGGCCAAAGCCAGACCGCAGGTCATGGCGATACCGACCAAGAGGTGGGGACCCACGAAGAGCTTGCCGTTGTTCAAGTAGGTGACGGCCATGCCACCAAAGGTGCCCAGCACCATGACGGCCAAAACGGCACTGCCGTAGAGGTAATGGCGCTTGGCGAACTGCCCTTTGATCAGGGTCTTGCGCGCTTCAGCATCGGCGGTGCGGGTTTTCTTGGCCTTAATGCCAAGGAACATCGCGTAGCCACTCAGGGCAAGCAGGCCCCACATCGCCAGCGGGTGCAGGAAGTTGAGATTGAAGGCGAGAGCTTCCGGCATGGAGCGCTGGCTTAGAGAACGGACCGCGCGACGCTAAGTCAGTGCAGGAAATCAGTGCAGGAAATGGCGGCGGCCTGTCACCACCATCACGAGGCCCAACGCATCGCAAGCGGCGATGGAGTCGGCATCACGGACGCTGCCGCCGGGCTGGATCACAGCGGTGATCCCGTACTGCGCCGCCAAACGAACGGTGTCGTCAAAGGGGAAGAAGCCATCACTCGCCAAGACGGCACCACGGGCCTTCTCACCAGCGGTCTCGAGGGCGATCTTGGCCGAGCCAACACGGTTCATCTGACCAGCACCGATCCCGAGGCTTTGTCCGCCGCGGGCCACGGTGATGGCGTTGGAGCGCACATGGCGCACCAAGCGCCAGCAGAAGGCCAAATCCGCAAGCTCCTCCGCGCTGGGCTGACGCTTGCTCACCACCTGCCAAGCGGTTTCATCAACGGGCTGATCGTCCAGGTCCTGAACCAGAAGACCGCCGAGGACACTGCGGAGCTGTTGACGACTGGCGCGCTCAATCGCCTCTGGAGCCAGCTCTAACAAGCGCAGATTGGCCTTCGCCGACAGCAGCTCGCGAGCTTCGGCGTTGAACGAGGGCGCGACCACACACTCCAGGAAAAGGCTGGTCAAATGCCCGGCGGTCGCCCCATCGACGGGGCCATTGATTGCCACGATGCCGCCAAACGCCGAGAGGCGGTCAGCATCGAGTGCCCGCTCAAGCGCATTGGCACTACCCGTGCCAGTCGCCACGCCACAGGGGTTGGTGTGCTTCACGACCACCGCCGCCGGCTTGAAGGCGTTGCCGCCAGCGGGCTGGCCGCCGTAGCCGAACTCGCGCACCGTGGCGAGGGCGGCCTCGAGATCAAGGATGTTGTTGTAGCTGAGCTCCTTGCCCTGAAGCTGCTCGCCCGCACCCAGTCCCGCCCCAGGCTGGGCATACCAGGTGGCGCTTTGGTGGGGGTTCTCGCCGTAGCGCAAGCTTTGACGCGCGGGGAGTTCAAGGCTGAACGTGCCAGCACTCTGAGCCTCAAGCTGGGCACTCAGCCACTCGCTAATGGCCGTGTCGTACTCGGCGGTATGGCTGAACGCCTCCAAGGCCAGTCGACGTCGTAACTCAGGACTGATCGCGCCAGCAGCCAATGCCTCCAGAAAAGCGGGGTATTGCGCCGGGCTGGTCAAAACGGCCACATCGGCATGGTTCTTGGCGGCCGCACGCACCATCGCTGGGCCGCCAATGTCGATGTTCTCAATGGCCGCGTCCCAGCTGACGTCAGGCCGAGCAATCGTCTCGCGGAAGGGATAAAGGTTGACCACGACTACGTCGATTGGGGCGATGCCCTGGTCAGCGAGATCACTCTGATGCGACGACTCGGAGCGCTTCGCCAGGATGCCGCCGTGAATCCGGGGGTGCAGGGTTTTGACGCGGCCCCCGAGGATTTCGGGTGCGCCAGTGTGATCCGCGACCTTCGTCACCGGGACCCCCGCTGCGGCCAAGGCCGCAGCGGTGCCACCGCTCGAGATCAATTGATAGCCGGCTGCCAACAGCCCCTGGGCCAAGGGCACCAGCCCTTCCTTGTTGGACACGCTGAGCAGGGCCGTGGGCGCCATGGCGATGCAGAGGTCGGCAGAAGGTCCAACCTACGCAGGAGCAGCTCCCAGTTCCGCCGATGACTAGCCGTCCCGACCAGCTCCAGCTGGGGCCAGAGCCAGCGCAACAACGCCTCGTTCTGCTGCATGGCTGGGGCGCTGATGCCGATGACCTCTTGGATCTCGGGGAACTGCTCGTCAGCCCCCAGACCAGTGTTGTCGCCCTGCGCGCCCCCGAACCCCATCCCTACGGAACAGGTCGGCAGTGGTATGGCCTGCAGCCAATCGACTGGGACGCCCTACCTGCGGCACGCTCCAGCCTCCAAGCTCGGCTCCTCGCCCTTGGAGAGAGCGTGCCACTGGAGCGAACCGTGCTGCTGGGGTTCTCTCAAGGTGCAGCCATGGCGCTCGATGTCGGCACAACACTGCCCTTGGCGGGCATCGCTGCCTGCAGCGGCTACCCCCACCAGGGCTGGGAGCCGCCCTCGTGCTGTCCTCCGGTGCTCCTGACCCACGGCCGCCAGGACCCCGTGGTCCCCTTCCTGGCCAGTGAAGAGCTGCAGCAGCAACTCCAGGCCAGCGGTCAGACGGCGCGACTCCTTCCGTTTGAGGGCGGCCATGGCATTGATGAATCGGTTCTACCTGAGCTCAAAGGCTTTATTGCAGAGCAGATCGAGCAAGGGCCAATTCAGCCATAGAGACCAACAAAAAAGCCGGCCTCACGTGGAAGGCCGGCCCAATGCCCTTCAGGGAGAGGGTGGAAATCAGACGAAGGCGTATTCGTACTCTTCCATCTCCTCCCAGTCGTCGGCAGCAAGAGCCTCCAGACCGGCGAAGAGGTTGTCCTCACCGATGCGATCGACGATTTCACGCAGGGAGGGGAACAGGAAGTGGTTCTCCTCGGCGTATTGAGCACTGAACAGACCCTTTTCGCCCCAGAAGAAGCGGTCGGTGGTGTGCTCGTTACGACGGACATTCACCAGAGCGGGAGGAACAATTCCTGACTCGGCGATGTAGCGGCGAGCAGCCGTCACAGGCTTGTACTCACCGGTTTCGATGTTGTGAACGCCGACATGGGCCAGAACTCGCTGACCGGCGAGCCGGCGGCGGCTGACGCGCTTACGCTTTTTGGACATGAGAAGGAACCCCGAAGGGCGGAGGGGACGAAGAGACGAAGACAGAAGGTCTTCAACAACGCCCAAACCTCTGACAGCCCAAAGTGACAGCAAAGCGAGCGTTGGCGTTCAAAGCAGCAAAGAGAAGAATCTCTACTGCTGTAACCTCGATGCAACAAAGTTGCAACCAGAGGCAGAAGCCACCGCCGCGCTGCCTGCATCAGGCCGCTCGGTATTGGTCGATACCCAAATCTTAAGACTTTTTCTCGGATTTGAACCAAGTCCCCGAGAAAAGATCTTTTCGAAGGCCGTGGACCAACCTCAAGCCGCCGCATAGATGCAAGTCTCCAAGCGGTTTCTCGCGCTGCTGAAGCAACAACTTGCCCAATTCGCAGATCGTCCCGATTTGCGAACTTTGGTGGTGTACGTCGCTCTCCCAAGCGCCAGTGGGGAGCCCTCGCTCCTCTCGATCGGCGAATGGCCCCAGCAGGCTCTGGTCCTCGAGAGCGGTGTCAGCGAGTCATCACCGGGAGAGGGCAGCACCCGCCGCTGGCTCGCCCTGCGGGACGGCCCGCTGCTGCTGGGCGCCCTGCGGATCGACACGGACTGCTGGCCCTGGCCGAGGCCCCTGAGTGATCGACTCGAAGCGACGGCGCTCTGCCTCACTGAAGCGCTCAAACTCGACTTAGACCAGCAACGGCTCGGCAGGCAACTGGCCCTGCGGGATGACCAGCTCAAGCTGCTGGTCCACCAGGTGCGCAATCCCCTGGCGGCCCTGCGCACCTTTGGCCAACTGCTGAGGCGCCGCCTTGATGGCGATAGCGCCAACCAGGCCTTGGTGGACAACCTGCTGAGCGAGCAGCACCAGATCAATCGCTATCTGGATGCGATTGATCAACTCAGCCAAACACCGCTGCTCCCCCCTGCCGAAGGCGGACTGCAACCCCTCCTCTTGCCGCCAGCCTTCAGCAGTGACGCCCTGCGCTCGCTCAACCAAGTGCTGGAGCCCTTAATGGAGCGGGCTGCTGGAACCGCCAGCCTGCAGGGCCGGCGTTGGGTCCCGCCGGGGGAGCTTCCCACCCAGCCATGCAATGCCGCGGCCGTCTCAGAAATTGTGGCCAACCTGCTCGAGAACGCCTTCCGCTACAGCCGCCCAGGCGGCCGCGTCGGCCTCTTGTGCCAAGAGCAAGGCGATCAACTGGTGCTGGCCGTTTGGGACGAAGGCCCAGAAATCCCAGACGCCGAACGGAAGCAGATCTTCCAGAAGGGGACGCGGGGTAGTACCGGCAGTGCTGTCGCTGGAAGTGGTCTCGGACTGGCGCTGGGTCGAGACCTCGCGGAGCGCATTGGTGGTGCCCTGGAGTTGCTGATCCCGCCTTCCTGCCTCGATCCAGCGCTACCGAATACAGGCAACGCCTTTCAGCTCAGCCTGCCCAAGACGCCACCGCAGCCAACACCAACAGCGTCCAACTAAGGCTCCACTCCACGCAGGCGCCATAGCTATCGCCGCTGTGGCCGCCCAGGCGCCGTCCCAAGGACCAGGGAATCACCAGTGCTGGAAGCACTCCGAGCCAGCCCAGGAGCGCCCATTGACTGAGACCGAGAGCCAACAGCAGCCCACTCAGGGCAAAAACCAGCAGCAGGGAGGGCACCAACTCCGCCAGCAATCCCTGCCAATGGCGCAGGTGAAAGGCGGCCGTGCCCTCGCGCTGGCGCAGATAAGGGAAGGCCTCCATGGCGAAGAGCGGTGAAACCCGGGCCCAGATCGAGGCCCAGACCAAGGCGACGGGCGCTGTCGAGCCGAGCCAGGCCAACGCCGCAATCCGGAGCAACAGGGCCACCAGAAGGGCCTGGACCCCACTAGCTCCAACCCGGCTGTCATCCATCGCCTCCAGCCGGCGCTCAGCGGGAGCGGCCAAGCCATCGGCCGTATCCATGAGCCCATCGAGATGCAGGCCACCGCTCAAGCTGATGCCCAAGACCAACACCAGGGGGATCTGCACCAGCAGACCTGCAGGCATCAACAACTGCCAGAGCCCGGCTTCCAACAGGCCAATGGCCAGGCCCACCCAGGGAGCGAAGCGCGCGATGCGCTCAAAGCGCGGGGTCACCCCCGGCGGCAGCGGCAAGACGCTGTAAAAGATCCAAGCTCCAGCCCAATCCCTGAGCATGCGGGCGGCCAGCAACGATGGGGCCAGATGATCCTGCCGCCTCGATGAGCTTCCACTTCGAGATCACGGCCCGCTGCACGCGCACCGGAGCCCGCTGCGGCTGCTTTCACACCCCCCACGGCGTCGTGACCACGCCGCGCTTCATGCCCGTGGGGACGCTGGCGACGGTGAAGGGGGTCACCCCAGCGCAACTCAAGGACACAGGCGCGGAGATGGTGCTCTCCAACACCTTCCACCTGCATCTGCAGCCCGGTGAGCAGATCGTCGCCGATGGCGGTGGATTGCATCGCTTCATGGCCTGGGACGGGCCGATGCTCACGGACTCCGGCGGCTTTCAGGTCTTCAGCCTGGGAGACATCAACACCATCAACGACCGCGGCGTGGTCTTTCGCTCCCCCCGCGATGGAGCCCGCATCGATCTCACCCCTGAGCGCTCCATGGCCATTCAGATGGCCCTTGGTGCGGATGTGGCGATGGCCTTTGACCAGTGCCCGCCCTACCCAGCCACAGAAGCTGAGGTGGAGCTCGCCTGCCGGCGCACCCATGCCTGGCTCGAGCGTTGCATCAGCAGTCACACCAAAAGCGATCAAGCCCTCTTCGGCATCGTCCAGGGGGGCTGCTTTCCTCGCCTGCGGGAGGAATCGGCACGCGTGGTCAGTTCGATGGGCCTGCCTGGCATCGCCGTCGGTGGTGTGAGCGTGGGCGAACCCGCCGAGGAGATGCACCGGATCGTGCGGCAAGTCGGCCCCCAACTCCCAGACGACAAGCCGCACTACCTCATGGGTGTGGGCACCCTTCCGGAGATGGCGATCGCGGTGGCCAATGGCTTCGATCTTTTTGATTGCGTCCTGCCTACCCGCCTGGGACGCCATGGAGCGGCCCTGGTCGGCGGAGAACGCTGGAACCTGAAAAACGCCCGCTTCCGCCATGACCACAGCCCGCTCGATCCCAGCTGCAGCTGCCCGGCCTGCACGGTCCACACCCGTGCCTACCTGCATCACCTAATCAAAACGGACGAATTGCTCGGAAAGATCCTGTTGAGCCTCCACAACATCACCCAACTGGTGCGCTTCAGCACCGCCATGGGACGCGCCATTCGGGATGGCTGTTTTTCAGAGGATTTCGCTCCGTGGGAACCAAACTCTCCAGCCGCCCACACGTGGTAGCTTCCGTCCCTAGCCAACGACGATTCCGGGATGGCCGCCTACGCCCTGCAGACCTTGGCCCAGCTGCCCGAGGCCTACCAAGCCTTCGGTCCTCTGGTGGACATCCTGCCCATCATTCCTCTGTTTTTCCTGCTGCTGGCTTTTGTCTGGCAAGCCTCCGTCGGCTTCCGCTGAACCAGAGCTGAACAGCACTCAATGAGTCAAGCGGTGGGGGCCGATGGGTCTCCACCGCTTTTTGCTGGCTTCAGCCCCGGCGCAGAACCGCCCAGGCAAATTCCGGCAGGGCCAACATCCGCTGCCAACGGCTGGGCTCTTGAACCAGGCGATAGAGCCATTCGATCTGGAGCCGGCACATCCACTGCGGCGCGCGCTGCTTGGCACCCGACCAGACGTCAAAGCTGCCGCCGACACCCATCCAGAGGCCGGGCTGATGGAGATGCATCCGCTGAATCCAGGTTTCCTGGCGCGGCACCCCCAAGGCGACCAGCACCAGATCCGGGCGAGCATCCAGCAGTTGCTGCTCGATACCGGGCCATTGCTCCGGGCTTTGATAGCCGTGGATGCTGAATTGCAGGTTTAAGCCGGGGATTTCCTTCTTCAGCCGGGCCGAGACCAGCGCCATCACCTCGGGGGTGGCTCCCACCAGAGCCACCCGCCAGCTGCGAGCAGCCGCCTCGACCAACAGCTGACGGGCGAGCTCAATGCCAGGGCTGCGCCGCACCCGGTAGCCCTTGCGCTTCAGGGCCCAGACCACACCAGCGCCATCAGGAATCACCAGATCCGCAGCCGCAATGGCCTCGCCGAGGGCGGGATCGGCAAGGGCCGCCATCGTCATCTCCGCGTTCAAAGTGACGATCTGACCGCCGCCCTGCTGCTTCAAAGCCAAGGCTGCATCGAGCACATCAGTGGCCACGGCCACCTGCACACCCAAGACCTGGGTGACCTCCCAGACGGGCTGATCGAACGCTGTGGGGCTGGCGGGAGTCGCCATTGATGCCGTCGGGGATAGGCCGCACGAGAGAATCTATGGCTGGCCTTCAGGCAGTGCTCGCCCATGACCCTCAGCAGCGCCCCTGTGGCTCAAAGCGCCGCACCGCTGCAGCTGAGTGCCGCAGAGGCCTGGCAACGCCTGAATGAACTGGACCGGCAAATCGATCAGGTGGTGCTGCAGCGCCAGCATCCGATCACCGGCCTGCTCCCCGCCAGCACAGCCAACAACGTCCATGGCAACTACGGCGATGCCTGGGTGCGGGACTGCGTCTATTCGATCCAATGCGTCTGGGGCCTCGCCCTAGCCCACCGCCGCTTGAGTGGTGCCACCTCCCGCGTCTACGAGCTGGAGCAACGGGTGCTGCAACTGATGCGGGGCCTGCTCAACGCCATGCTGCGCCAGGCCCACAAGGTGGAGCGCTTCAAACAGACGCTCTCACCGCTCGATTGCCTGCACGCCAAATACGACACCGGCAGCGGCGATCCCGTGGTCCCCGATGACGGCTGGGGCCACCTGCAGCTCGATGCCACGGCCCTGTTCTTGCTGCAGCTGGCGCAGCTCACCCGCTCGGGACTGGTGGTAGTGCAAACCAGCCACGAACGGGATTTCCTGCAAAACCTCGTTTATTACGTGGCCCGCGCCTACCGGGTGCGCGACTACGGCATTTGGGAGCGGGGCGACAAGGGCAACCACGGCCTGCCGGAACGCAACGCCAGCTCCATCGGCCTCGTCAAAGCAGCCCTCGAGGCCCTGGAGGGGTTGGATCTCTATGGCCCCCATGGCAGCGGGCAAAACCATCTGCACATCCCCCACGACGCCATCGTCCGGCTGCGGCGAGCCCTGAGCGGCCTGCTGCCGCGGGAGTCGGCCAGCAAAGAAGTCGATGCGGCCTGCCTCTCGGTGATTGGCTACCCGGCCTGGGCCGTGGAAGACAGCGCACTGGTGGAGCGCACCCGCGAGAAGATCCGCACCGAGCTGGGCGGACCCTACGGCTACAAGCG is a genomic window of Synechococcus sp. A10-1-5-1 containing:
- a CDS encoding DUF1997 domain-containing protein; this translates as MISSVTTPEPEVDASDLPLRRCHDTRVRCYSSHFADVMEMRAPAKTVAAYLDRHEGWFRRCAAPMEVDSLGQNGYRLTLGRFGNFGFEVEPTIGLELLPQSQGVYRICTVPPEQFQPGLRDLYDVEFNAALRLEEQNAETPHTDVRWELDLSVWIKLPAVIGLLPESLVQSSGDHLLRQIVRQISRRLTWKVQEDFHATHSLECPPRRRAQF
- a CDS encoding DUF4079 domain-containing protein, which produces MPEALAFNLNFLHPLAMWGLLALSGYAMFLGIKAKKTRTADAEARKTLIKGQFAKRHYLYGSAVLAVMVLGTFGGMAVTYLNNGKLFVGPHLLVGIAMTCGLALAAAMSPLMQQGNLIARKLHVMMNMGVFTLFLWQAVSGMQILNKIWENRPA
- the purH gene encoding bifunctional phosphoribosylaminoimidazolecarboxamide formyltransferase/IMP cyclohydrolase, giving the protein MAPTALLSVSNKEGLVPLAQGLLAAGYQLISSGGTAAALAAAGVPVTKVADHTGAPEILGGRVKTLHPRIHGGILAKRSESSHQSDLADQGIAPIDVVVVNLYPFRETIARPDVSWDAAIENIDIGGPAMVRAAAKNHADVAVLTSPAQYPAFLEALAAGAISPELRRRLALEAFSHTAEYDTAISEWLSAQLEAQSAGTFSLELPARQSLRYGENPHQSATWYAQPGAGLGAGEQLQGKELSYNNILDLEAALATVREFGYGGQPAGGNAFKPAAVVVKHTNPCGVATGTGSANALERALDADRLSAFGGIVAINGPVDGATAGHLTSLFLECVVAPSFNAEARELLSAKANLRLLELAPEAIERASRQQLRSVLGGLLVQDLDDQPVDETAWQVVSKRQPSAEELADLAFCWRLVRHVRSNAITVARGGQSLGIGAGQMNRVGSAKIALETAGEKARGAVLASDGFFPFDDTVRLAAQYGITAVIQPGGSVRDADSIAACDALGLVMVVTGRRHFLH
- a CDS encoding alpha/beta hydrolase, giving the protein MTSRPDQLQLGPEPAQQRLVLLHGWGADADDLLDLGELLVSPQTSVVALRAPEPHPYGTGRQWYGLQPIDWDALPAARSSLQARLLALGESVPLERTVLLGFSQGAAMALDVGTTLPLAGIAACSGYPHQGWEPPSCCPPVLLTHGRQDPVVPFLASEELQQQLQASGQTARLLPFEGGHGIDESVLPELKGFIAEQIEQGPIQP
- a CDS encoding DUF3155 domain-containing protein is translated as MSKKRKRVSRRRLAGQRVLAHVGVHNIETGEYKPVTAARRYIAESGIVPPALVNVRRNEHTTDRFFWGEKGLFSAQYAEENHFLFPSLREIVDRIGEDNLFAGLEALAADDWEEMEEYEYAFV
- a CDS encoding sensor histidine kinase KdpD, whose product is MQVSKRFLALLKQQLAQFADRPDLRTLVVYVALPSASGEPSLLSIGEWPQQALVLESGVSESSPGEGSTRRWLALRDGPLLLGALRIDTDCWPWPRPLSDRLEATALCLTEALKLDLDQQRLGRQLALRDDQLKLLVHQVRNPLAALRTFGQLLRRRLDGDSANQALVDNLLSEQHQINRYLDAIDQLSQTPLLPPAEGGLQPLLLPPAFSSDALRSLNQVLEPLMERAAGTASLQGRRWVPPGELPTQPCNAAAVSEIVANLLENAFRYSRPGGRVGLLCQEQGDQLVLAVWDEGPEIPDAERKQIFQKGTRGSTGSAVAGSGLGLALGRDLAERIGGALELLIPPSCLDPALPNTGNAFQLSLPKTPPQPTPTASN
- a CDS encoding adenosylcobinamide-GDP ribazoletransferase; protein product: MLAARMLRDWAGAWIFYSVLPLPPGVTPRFERIARFAPWVGLAIGLLEAGLWQLLMPAGLLVQIPLVLVLGISLSGGLHLDGLMDTADGLAAPAERRLEAMDDSRVGASGVQALLVALLLRIAALAWLGSTAPVALVWASIWARVSPLFAMEAFPYLRQREGTAAFHLRHWQGLLAELVPSLLLVFALSGLLLALGLSQWALLGWLGVLPALVIPWSLGRRLGGHSGDSYGACVEWSLSWTLLVLAAVASWAG
- the tgt gene encoding tRNA guanosine(34) transglycosylase Tgt, with amino-acid sequence MSFHFEITARCTRTGARCGCFHTPHGVVTTPRFMPVGTLATVKGVTPAQLKDTGAEMVLSNTFHLHLQPGEQIVADGGGLHRFMAWDGPMLTDSGGFQVFSLGDINTINDRGVVFRSPRDGARIDLTPERSMAIQMALGADVAMAFDQCPPYPATEAEVELACRRTHAWLERCISSHTKSDQALFGIVQGGCFPRLREESARVVSSMGLPGIAVGGVSVGEPAEEMHRIVRQVGPQLPDDKPHYLMGVGTLPEMAIAVANGFDLFDCVLPTRLGRHGAALVGGERWNLKNARFRHDHSPLDPSCSCPACTVHTRAYLHHLIKTDELLGKILLSLHNITQLVRFSTAMGRAIRDGCFSEDFAPWEPNSPAAHTW
- a CDS encoding photosystem II reaction center protein K, which translates into the protein MAAYALQTLAQLPEAYQAFGPLVDILPIIPLFFLLLAFVWQASVGFR
- a CDS encoding WecB/TagA/CpsF family glycosyltransferase, which gives rise to MATPASPTAFDQPVWEVTQVLGVQVAVATDVLDAALALKQQGGGQIVTLNAEMTMAALADPALGEAIAAADLVIPDGAGVVWALKRKGYRVRRSPGIELARQLLVEAAARSWRVALVGATPEVMALVSARLKKEIPGLNLQFSIHGYQSPEQWPGIEQQLLDARPDLVLVALGVPRQETWIQRMHLHQPGLWMGVGGSFDVWSGAKQRAPQWMCRLQIEWLYRLVQEPSRWQRMLALPEFAWAVLRRG